Proteins found in one Gigantopelta aegis isolate Gae_Host chromosome 12, Gae_host_genome, whole genome shotgun sequence genomic segment:
- the LOC121386184 gene encoding lectin BRA-3-like codes for MCMANGAYLAEIASPEENNFVAHLVKQNHPTETELWIGGTDTLSEGHWMWTHSETLIDYQNWVVDEPNNKWGQNCLAIQTDGLWDDYWCNKVAHGVCEKRKSEHTDPGIGK; via the exons ATGTGTATGGCTAATGGTGCGTATTTGGCAGAAATAGCTTCGCCGGAAGAAAACAACTTTGTAGCACATCTTGTGAAACAAAATCATC CAACTGAAACGGAGCTGTGGATAGGCGGGACGGACACTCTGAGTGAGGGACACTGGATGTGGACGCACAGCGAGACGTTGATAGACTATCAGAACTGGGTCGTGGACGAGCCAAACAACAAATGGGGTCAGAACTGTCTGGCCATCCAGACAGACGGATTGTGGGATGACTATTGGTGTAATAAGGTCGCACATGGAGTGTGTGAGAAAAG GAAAAGTGAACACACGGACCCTGGCATTGGGAAATAA